One segment of Phragmites australis chromosome 13, lpPhrAust1.1, whole genome shotgun sequence DNA contains the following:
- the LOC133889535 gene encoding FCS-Like Zinc finger 1-like produces the protein MASAFFFDAEPLGESSQPALDACALCAKPLARDSDIFMYRGDTPFCSEECRYEQMQLDAILARKAAKAGGRRQRYSSRTESRHQESRKVSVAN, from the coding sequence ATGGCCTCCGCCTTCTTCTTCGACGCCGAGCCACTCGGCGAGTCCAGCCAGCCCGCGCTAGACGCGTGCGCGCTCTGCGCCAAGCCGCTGGCCCGCGACAGCGACATCTTCATGTACAGAGGGGACACACCCTTCTGCAGCGAGGAGTGCAGATACGAGCAGATGCAGCTCGACGCCATCCTCGCGAGGAAGGCTGCCAaggccggcggccggcggcagCGGTACTCGTCAAGAACGGAGTCCCGGCACCAGGAGTCCAGGAAGGTGTCCGTGGCCAATTGA
- the LOC133888789 gene encoding FCS-Like Zinc finger 1-like, producing MAASVACAGFFFDAEPVRYPSLPALDACALCTKPLARDSDIFMYRGDTPFCSEECRYEQMQLDAIRARQAARSAGRRQQYSQRTEAPRGHQEPRKVSVVTS from the coding sequence ATGGCAGCTTCTGTCGCCTGCGCTGGCTTCTTCTTCGACGCCGAACCGGTCCGCTATCCCAGCCTGCCCGCGCTGGACGCGTGCGCGCTCTGCACCAAGCCGCTGGCTCGCGACAGCGACATCTTCATGTACAGAGGGGACACGCCCTTCTGCAGCGAGGAGTGCCGCTACGAGCAGATGCAGCTCGACGCCATCCGCGCGAGGcaggccgccaggtccgccggCCGGAGGCAGCAGTACTCCCAAAGAACGGAGGCTCCTCGCGGGCACCAAGAGCCCAGGAAGGTGTCCGTGGTGACGAGCTGA